A section of the Nitrososphaerota archaeon genome encodes:
- a CDS encoding MFS transporter yields MNNNINKNFILIVTSLGSFLTTFMSSSINIALPSIGKEFLIDAILLSWVTTSYLLAITIFLVPFGRIADMYGKKKIFTYGIFIYSFSSLFCVFSFSAILLVILRILQGIGGAMIFSTGIAILTSAFPLGERGQALGINIAATYLGLSLGPFIGGLLTQYFGWRSIFITNMLLGSIIIILTIWKIKGEWVEAKGEKFDFIGSIIYSFILIAIIYGFSLLPTIIGISLVLMGIFGILILIKWEKKIENPILNINLFKNNIVFTFSNIAALINYSATFAVSFLLSLYLQYIKGFDPKNAGLILVSQPIVQAVFSPLAGKLSDRIEPRIIASIGMMITTIGLSFLIFLNEKTLLEFIIASLILLGFGFALFSSPNTNAIMSSVERKFYGVASAILATMRSIGQTFSMGISTLIFAIYIGNVQITQEYYQIFLESIKVAFIIFSFLCFIGVFASFARGKINKKDK; encoded by the coding sequence ATGAATAATAATATAAACAAAAATTTTATTTTAATTGTTACTTCATTAGGATCTTTTCTTACAACTTTTATGAGCTCTTCTATTAATATCGCATTACCTTCTATTGGAAAAGAATTTTTAATAGATGCTATTTTACTAAGTTGGGTCACTACTTCATATCTTTTAGCTATAACAATATTCCTTGTTCCTTTTGGAAGAATAGCAGACATGTATGGAAAAAAGAAAATTTTTACATATGGTATATTTATTTATTCATTCTCATCTCTTTTCTGTGTTTTTTCCTTTTCTGCAATCTTGCTTGTCATATTAAGAATTTTACAAGGAATAGGAGGGGCTATGATATTTAGTACTGGAATAGCAATTTTAACATCAGCATTTCCTCTGGGTGAAAGAGGTCAAGCTTTAGGGATAAACATTGCTGCAACATATTTAGGCCTTTCTCTTGGACCATTTATAGGAGGGCTCTTAACACAATATTTCGGTTGGAGAAGCATTTTTATTACAAATATGCTATTAGGCTCAATAATTATTATTCTTACCATTTGGAAAATAAAAGGAGAATGGGTCGAAGCAAAAGGAGAAAAATTTGATTTTATCGGATCAATAATTTATAGTTTTATACTTATAGCAATAATTTATGGATTTTCTTTATTACCAACAATAATAGGAATATCTTTAGTTTTAATGGGCATTTTTGGAATATTAATTTTAATTAAATGGGAAAAGAAAATAGAAAATCCTATTTTAAATATAAATTTATTTAAAAATAACATAGTTTTTACTTTTTCTAATATAGCAGCATTAATTAATTATAGTGCGACATTTGCAGTAAGCTTTCTCTTAAGTCTTTATTTACAATATATAAAAGGATTTGATCCTAAAAATGCAGGTTTAATTTTAGTATCACAACCCATTGTGCAAGCTGTTTTTTCTCCACTTGCTGGTAAACTTTCAGATAGAATCGAACCACGTATAATAGCATCGATAGGAATGATGATAACCACTATTGGGCTTTCTTTTCTAATTTTTTTAAATGAAAAAACATTATTAGAATTTATTATAGCTAGTTTAATTCTTCTTGGTTTTGGTTTTGCTCTTTTTTCATCTCCTAATACAAATGCGATTATGAGTTCTGTTGAAAGAAAATTTTATGGAGTAGCATCAGCAATACTTGCAACAATGCGATCCATTGGACAGACATTTAGCATGGGAATATCCACGTTGATATTCGCAATATATATTGGAAATGTACAAATCACACAGGAATATTATCAAATTTTTCTGGAAAGTATAAAAGTGGCATTCATTATTTTCTCATTCCTCTGTTTCATAGGTGTATTCGCATCTTTTGCAAGAGGAAAAATAAATAAAAAAGATAAATAA
- a CDS encoding amino acid ABC transporter ATP-binding protein gives MKEVVMECRNLWKIYGEIIAVKDVSLQIHERDIKVIFGPSGSGKSTLLRCLSMLTPPTKGEVFLRGECLTKQGVDLNKARARIGFVFQHIWLFPHLTALGNVELALRHVLKMPKKEARERAMEALRIVKMEKWANYYPAQLSGGQQQRVGIARALAKNPDIILLDEPTSALDPELTGEVIDTLRSLAEQGTTMLIVTHEMPFAREVADEMIFFDQGMIVERGDPEHFFTKPSSDRAKKFMERLIKKTARE, from the coding sequence ATGAAAGAAGTTGTTATGGAATGTAGAAATTTATGGAAAATTTATGGTGAAATAATCGCCGTAAAAGATGTATCTTTACAAATTCATGAAAGGGATATCAAAGTAATATTTGGACCAAGCGGCTCAGGAAAAAGCACACTTTTAAGATGTTTAAGCATGTTAACTCCTCCAACTAAAGGTGAAGTCTTTCTTAGAGGAGAATGCCTTACAAAGCAAGGTGTGGACCTTAATAAAGCAAGAGCTAGAATAGGATTTGTTTTTCAACATATATGGCTTTTCCCTCATTTAACAGCTCTTGGAAATGTAGAATTAGCATTAAGGCATGTATTAAAAATGCCGAAAAAAGAGGCTAGAGAAAGAGCAATGGAAGCTTTAAGAATTGTAAAAATGGAAAAATGGGCAAATTATTATCCTGCTCAATTATCTGGAGGACAACAACAAAGGGTTGGAATAGCTAGAGCATTAGCGAAAAATCCAGACATAATATTACTTGATGAACCTACATCAGCCCTTGATCCAGAATTAACAGGGGAAGTAATAGATACATTAAGAAGTTTAGCTGAACAGGGAACTACCATGCTCATAGTTACACATGAAATGCCTTTTGCACGTGAAGTTGCAGATGAAATGATTTTCTTTGACCAAGGAATGATAGTTGAAAGAGGGGATCCAGAGCATTTCTTTACAAAACCATCTAGTGATAGAGCAAAGAAATTTATGGAAAGATTAATCAAAAAGACTGCAAGGGAATAA
- a CDS encoding type II CAAX endopeptidase family protein, with translation MNNILTPTVIILIISFKKFLEEPFYSMYSYGPILWSIYHIFLFLLTWRFFKNEKESLKEIIGPLKDKISHSISIIFLLIGLSILIFQIIEPIASDIIYGFGMMKQMLSEYKKVPLSLFLYTVLITSLTAGICEEIVWRGYIQTRLEYKLRSKILAITLQAILFGLWHGTSIHAIFTAIFSFISGFVYYKTRKLMPIMISHWIGDVIGFSVMYFI, from the coding sequence TTGAATAACATACTAACACCAACTGTTATAATATTAATAATTTCCTTTAAAAAATTTCTTGAAGAACCTTTCTATTCGATGTATTCGTATGGACCAATACTTTGGTCTATTTATCATATCTTTCTTTTCTTGTTAACATGGAGATTTTTCAAAAATGAAAAAGAATCTCTTAAAGAAATTATAGGGCCTTTAAAAGATAAAATATCACATTCTATATCTATAATATTTTTATTAATAGGATTATCTATACTGATATTCCAAATAATAGAGCCTATAGCAAGCGATATAATATATGGATTTGGCATGATGAAACAAATGCTAAGTGAATATAAAAAAGTCCCATTGTCTCTTTTTCTTTATACAGTTTTAATTACATCGCTAACAGCAGGTATATGCGAAGAAATAGTATGGAGAGGATATATTCAAACTAGGTTGGAATATAAACTCAGAAGCAAAATACTTGCTATAACACTTCAAGCTATATTGTTTGGTTTATGGCATGGCACATCAATACATGCGATATTTACAGCAATATTTAGTTTTATATCAGGTTTTGTATATTATAAAACAAGGAAGTTAATGCCAATAATGATATCTCATTGGATAGGAGATGTTATAGGCTTCTCAGTAATGTATTTTATATAA
- a CDS encoding metallophosphoesterase, whose product MINKQIEDLLFKAGEIFLKEEQLLEINTKKAVIVGDTHGDLETTTKVIENFLEKGDIVIFLGDYVDRGPYQIENINYLLEKKINFPNKLFLLRGNHETPSMNLYYGFYSNVISKYSIDIYNSYIKIFSLLPYAAVINNKVFCVHGGIAENLINLEQIKKIPKGEIDPSSSLIVQILWNDPRENIEGFKPSIRGPGIKFFGENVLKNFLKKNNLKIMIRSHEPPIKGYKIQFNKKLLTIFSCRYYGITPKVAVYYFPSKFSIIKIP is encoded by the coding sequence ATGATAAATAAACAAATCGAGGACCTATTATTTAAAGCTGGAGAAATTTTTTTAAAAGAAGAGCAATTACTAGAAATTAATACTAAAAAAGCTGTAATTGTTGGCGATACTCATGGAGATTTGGAAACAACAACAAAAGTAATTGAAAATTTTTTAGAAAAAGGAGATATTGTAATTTTTTTAGGAGATTATGTTGATAGAGGGCCATATCAAATAGAGAATATAAATTATCTTTTAGAAAAAAAGATTAATTTCCCAAATAAGCTTTTTTTATTAAGAGGGAATCATGAAACTCCTTCAATGAATCTTTATTATGGTTTTTATTCGAATGTTATTTCAAAATATTCAATTGATATTTACAATTCTTATATTAAAATTTTCTCTTTATTACCATATGCTGCTGTGATAAATAATAAAGTATTTTGTGTACATGGAGGAATAGCTGAAAATTTAATAAATTTAGAACAAATAAAAAAAATTCCTAAAGGAGAAATAGATCCTTCTTCATCTTTAATTGTTCAAATATTATGGAATGACCCGAGAGAAAATATTGAGGGTTTTAAACCAAGTATTAGAGGCCCTGGAATAAAATTTTTCGGAGAAAATGTTTTAAAAAATTTTTTGAAAAAAAATAACTTAAAAATAATGATTAGAAGCCATGAGCCCCCTATTAAAGGATATAAAATTCAATTTAATAAAAAGCTTTTAACAATTTTTAGTTGTAGATATTATGGAATAACTCCTAAGGTGGCAGTATACTATTTTCCATCAAAATTTTCTATTATTAAAATCCCTTAA
- a CDS encoding deoxyhypusine synthase family protein, which yields LLKRGIMSIVATAAKYKVPIFCPAIVDSPYGDAGLIAKSKGFNLIIDNMKDYIEFMSLGEKVKDTGVIYIGGGVPKDFIQLFAVTSNLLYPERKIPGREAEVFLVMKEGKLIESYYPHKYAIQITTDLPQWGGLSGCTFEEAISWGKKSAKGKHIQCICDATIALPIVVHALAERINKREKYPDFSWMFKDLE from the coding sequence CTACTTAAAAGGGGGATAATGAGTATAGTAGCTACTGCTGCTAAATATAAAGTTCCAATTTTTTGTCCGGCAATAGTTGATTCACCTTATGGAGATGCTGGATTAATTGCTAAAAGCAAAGGATTTAATTTAATTATTGATAATATGAAAGATTATATAGAATTCATGAGTTTAGGAGAAAAAGTAAAAGATACAGGAGTAATATATATTGGTGGAGGAGTACCAAAAGATTTTATTCAACTTTTTGCTGTAACTTCTAATCTTTTATATCCAGAAAGAAAGATTCCTGGGAGAGAAGCTGAAGTATTTCTAGTAATGAAAGAGGGAAAGTTAATAGAAAGTTATTATCCTCATAAATATGCAATCCAAATTACAACAGACCTTCCACAATGGGGAGGACTATCTGGTTGCACTTTTGAAGAAGCTATAAGCTGGGGTAAAAAATCAGCAAAAGGAAAACATATTCAATGTATTTGCGATGCAACGATAGCTTTACCTATTGTAGTACATGCATTAGCAGAAAGAATTAATAAAAGAGAAAAATATCCGGATTTTTCATGGATGTTTAAAGATTTAGAATAA
- the tpiA gene encoding triose-phosphate isomerase yields MPKVEYPIIVVNFKTYNESLGEKGVRLAKIAEHVSKSTGVCIGVAPQFIDLFEIANIVEIPVFAQHMDPYEPGAYTGSITAESIKSSGAVGTLLNHSEKRMKLADIEAAILRARENGLITLVCTNNVMVSKAVAILDPDIIAVEPPELIGTGIPVSKAKPEIVSGTVSEIRKINKKTHILCGAGISTGEDVRAAIDLGTEGVLLASGVVKAKDPEKVLFEMANAAISKR; encoded by the coding sequence ATGCCAAAAGTTGAATATCCAATAATAGTTGTTAATTTTAAAACATATAATGAATCACTTGGAGAAAAAGGTGTTAGGCTTGCAAAAATAGCTGAGCATGTCAGTAAAAGTACGGGGGTTTGTATAGGAGTAGCTCCTCAATTTATTGATTTATTTGAAATAGCAAATATAGTTGAAATACCTGTTTTTGCTCAGCATATGGACCCATATGAACCTGGAGCATATACGGGATCTATTACAGCTGAGAGTATTAAATCTTCAGGTGCTGTGGGGACGCTATTAAACCACTCAGAAAAAAGAATGAAGTTAGCAGATATAGAAGCTGCAATTTTAAGAGCAAGAGAAAATGGATTAATAACACTTGTATGTACAAATAATGTAATGGTTAGTAAAGCAGTAGCCATTCTTGATCCTGATATAATTGCTGTTGAGCCTCCAGAACTAATAGGAACAGGAATACCTGTTTCAAAAGCTAAACCGGAAATAGTATCTGGAACAGTATCTGAAATAAGGAAAATAAATAAAAAAACCCATATACTTTGTGGAGCAGGGATATCGACAGGAGAAGATGTAAGAGCAGCTATAGATTTGGGAACTGAAGGAGTATTACTTGCAAGTGGAGTGGTAAAAGCAAAAGATCCTGAAAAAGTATTATTTGAAATGGCTAATGCAGCAATCTCTAAAAGATAA
- a CDS encoding C69 family dipeptidase — MCDILIATPKATKENIMIFAKNSDREPNEAQIIDFIPRQRHTEKKIGLTYIEFPQVEETYAVILSRPWWMYGAEMGVNEFGLAIGNTAVFTKERKEKIGILGMDIIRLALERTKNSKEALEFIISIIENYGQGGSGSYEHKLYYHNSFIIADPKDAWVLETVGKNWVAKRIEDIYTISNALTIQNDWDFASKNIEKIKKEDKKFNFSKYFSDKFYTYFSHGKNRRNFTYEKLKERKGEITLEYIMEILCSHQIKDFSPEKGSMKDICMHYGGLTRPSQTASSQISLLSEKFQVHYFTGTSLPCLSIFKPIYFEGGLLDIGEKPTNKYNPKNYWWRFEAFHRKIQTNYRIYIDKFLKDKNELQEKIIEKEVKIREKYLKGEVDEEELFNLTKWAFNEEEKLLEKWNNIVKIGKLPLLYARNWSKINKEAMLIF; from the coding sequence ATGTGTGATATTTTAATCGCAACACCTAAAGCAACAAAAGAAAATATCATGATATTTGCTAAGAATAGCGATAGAGAACCGAATGAAGCTCAAATTATAGATTTTATACCTAGACAAAGACATACAGAAAAGAAAATTGGATTAACTTATATAGAATTTCCACAAGTAGAAGAAACATATGCTGTAATTTTATCTCGTCCTTGGTGGATGTATGGAGCAGAAATGGGAGTTAATGAATTTGGTTTAGCGATTGGAAATACTGCTGTTTTTACTAAAGAGAGAAAAGAGAAAATTGGAATTTTGGGAATGGATATTATAAGATTAGCTTTAGAAAGGACTAAAAATTCTAAAGAAGCTTTAGAATTTATAATTTCAATAATAGAAAATTATGGACAAGGTGGAAGCGGGAGTTATGAGCATAAACTTTATTATCATAATTCATTTATAATTGCTGATCCAAAAGATGCATGGGTTTTAGAAACTGTTGGAAAAAATTGGGTTGCAAAAAGGATAGAAGATATTTATACTATTTCAAATGCTTTAACTATTCAAAATGATTGGGATTTTGCTTCTAAAAATATTGAGAAGATTAAAAAAGAAGATAAAAAATTTAATTTTAGCAAATATTTCTCAGATAAATTCTATACTTATTTTTCTCATGGTAAAAATAGAAGAAACTTTACATACGAAAAACTAAAAGAGAGAAAAGGAGAGATAACATTAGAATATATAATGGAAATATTATGTTCTCATCAAATTAAAGATTTTAGTCCAGAAAAAGGTTCAATGAAAGATATATGCATGCATTATGGAGGTTTAACAAGGCCTTCTCAAACAGCATCTTCACAAATATCTTTACTTAGTGAAAAATTTCAAGTTCATTATTTTACAGGAACTTCCCTTCCATGTTTAAGTATATTTAAGCCAATATATTTTGAGGGGGGGCTTTTAGATATTGGAGAAAAACCAACAAATAAATATAATCCAAAAAATTATTGGTGGCGTTTTGAAGCTTTTCATAGAAAAATCCAAACAAATTATAGAATTTATATTGATAAATTTTTGAAGGATAAAAATGAATTACAAGAGAAAATAATTGAGAAAGAAGTTAAAATTAGAGAAAAATATTTAAAAGGCGAGGTTGATGAAGAAGAGTTATTTAATTTAACTAAATGGGCTTTTAATGAAGAGGAAAAACTTTTAGAAAAATGGAATAACATTGTAAAAATTGGAAAGTTACCCTTACTTTACGCAAGAAATTGGAGTAAAATAAATAAAGAAGCTATGTTGATTTTTTAA
- a CDS encoding CoA-binding protein — protein sequence MKENLIKEFLNKNNVIAVVGASRNPKKYGYKVYKDLKEAGYKVYPVNPNTLEILGDKCYPNLESLPIKPDVVNIVVPPNITEKIVKECKKLNIKKVWMQPGAESEEAIKFCNENGIAVIYGVCIMIERKNMDFSLKF from the coding sequence ATGAAAGAAAACCTCATTAAAGAATTTCTTAATAAAAATAATGTAATTGCAGTTGTAGGAGCAAGTAGGAATCCTAAAAAATATGGCTATAAAGTTTATAAAGATTTAAAAGAAGCTGGATACAAAGTTTATCCAGTAAATCCAAATACCTTAGAAATATTAGGTGATAAATGCTATCCAAATTTAGAATCATTACCAATTAAACCTGATGTTGTTAATATTGTTGTTCCACCAAATATTACAGAAAAAATAGTTAAAGAATGTAAAAAATTAAATATTAAAAAAGTTTGGATGCAACCAGGAGCAGAGTCTGAAGAAGCTATAAAATTTTGTAATGAAAATGGAATAGCTGTAATTTATGGAGTTTGCATTATGATTGAGAGGAAAAATATGGATTTTTCTTTAAAGTTTTAA
- a CDS encoding amino acid ABC transporter permease, translating into MTPIEELLYILEGVPVTLAISILSFLFGLILGIPLAFLREYMGKSLRILVDIYEKFFRTVPELVLMLFFYLGLGLSLGISLFKDAFFSATFVLGLRSGANQSQIFRGAIRGIGETQMLVARSLGLSKLQAIFYVIIPQTFIIATPGLGSEYALLVKDSAYSFILGVIDMMKKADIIRKTTLDMVFPYIATAFLYIILTFPIAVYLDKWGGRKKKQLGL; encoded by the coding sequence ATGACTCCAATAGAAGAATTGCTATATATACTAGAAGGAGTACCTGTAACTCTTGCTATATCCATTCTTTCTTTTCTATTTGGACTTATTTTAGGAATACCTCTTGCTTTTTTAAGAGAATATATGGGAAAATCTTTAAGAATATTAGTAGATATATATGAGAAATTTTTTAGAACAGTACCTGAATTAGTTCTCATGCTTTTCTTTTATCTTGGATTAGGATTAAGCCTAGGCATAAGTTTATTTAAAGATGCTTTTTTTTCAGCAACTTTTGTTTTAGGATTAAGAAGTGGTGCGAACCAATCTCAAATTTTCAGAGGAGCAATAAGAGGAATAGGGGAAACTCAAATGCTAGTTGCAAGATCATTAGGGCTCTCCAAATTACAAGCCATATTTTATGTGATAATTCCTCAAACTTTTATTATTGCAACACCAGGTTTAGGTAGTGAATATGCACTTTTAGTAAAAGATTCTGCATATTCATTCATTCTTGGAGTAATAGATATGATGAAAAAAGCAGATATTATAAGGAAAACAACCCTTGATATGGTTTTTCCATATATTGCAACAGCATTTTTATATATAATATTAACTTTTCCAATAGCAGTATATCTAGATAAATGGGGAGGCAGAAAAAAGAAGCAATTAGGACTATAG
- a CDS encoding transporter substrate-binding domain-containing protein, which yields MVAKYIVAIGLIIGLAIAFVVGIYVSPFILPKKGPEDEVWARVVKNGKIVIGSSPDWPPYEYLEGGKFTGFEVELAEMVAERLGLKVEWKAMGFDLIIPEIEAKTIDLGVSGFSVTPERLEKVQFTMPHSITEGQIIMLKSKATELGITRLTSLEQLKEYNLICGVQVGTTQQDELKDLINAGRLPASAMRTYEDYLAALDDMKRGAIQCIYAESPVTSWWMLEAEQKGEEAMIVVYRRPYWPVAWVAHADADILVAKINGALAELISEGKVEELKIKWHCT from the coding sequence ATGGTAGCAAAATACATTGTAGCTATAGGATTAATTATAGGATTAGCTATAGCTTTCGTAGTTGGCATTTACGTAAGCCCATTTATACTTCCAAAAAAAGGACCAGAAGATGAAGTTTGGGCTAGAGTTGTGAAAAATGGTAAAATAGTAATAGGCAGTTCTCCTGATTGGCCTCCTTATGAATATCTAGAAGGCGGAAAATTCACTGGTTTTGAAGTTGAACTAGCAGAAATGGTTGCTGAACGATTGGGTCTTAAAGTAGAATGGAAAGCAATGGGTTTTGATTTAATAATACCAGAAATTGAGGCAAAAACAATAGATTTAGGAGTTAGTGGTTTTTCTGTTACTCCTGAAAGACTTGAAAAAGTACAATTTACTATGCCCCATAGTATAACAGAAGGCCAAATAATAATGTTAAAAAGTAAAGCTACCGAGTTGGGCATAACTAGACTTACATCTTTAGAACAATTAAAAGAATATAATTTAATATGCGGGGTTCAAGTAGGTACAACACAACAAGATGAATTGAAAGATTTAATAAACGCTGGAAGATTGCCAGCTAGCGCTATGAGAACTTATGAGGATTATTTAGCTGCACTTGATGATATGAAAAGAGGGGCAATTCAATGCATTTATGCAGAATCTCCAGTAACATCATGGTGGATGCTTGAAGCAGAACAAAAAGGGGAAGAAGCAATGATTGTAGTTTATAGAAGACCATATTGGCCAGTAGCTTGGGTTGCACATGCAGATGCTGACATTCTTGTTGCAAAAATAAATGGTGCACTCGCAGAATTAATATCTGAAGGAAAAGTAGAAGAATTAAAAATTAAATGGCATTGCACATAA
- a CDS encoding deoxyhypusine synthase family protein — MESNKFLKKKVKAIEVKNPKSISQLLSEMSQTGFQGRKLGEVVEVWEEMLKDPDVTIFMGYAGSMSTSGQWKIINWLIENRFIDILVPTGANISEDIVEAMGYNYWQGSHLVDDKELLKAGINRYYDIFGKEEDYMKMTELIAEFYISSLEENKPYSSREILFLFGKWY; from the coding sequence ATGGAAAGTAACAAATTTTTAAAGAAAAAAGTTAAGGCAATAGAAGTAAAGAATCCGAAATCAATTTCCCAACTTCTTTCAGAAATGTCGCAAACAGGGTTTCAAGGAAGAAAATTAGGTGAAGTAGTAGAAGTTTGGGAAGAAATGCTTAAAGACCCTGATGTTACAATTTTTATGGGGTATGCAGGATCAATGAGTACTAGTGGTCAATGGAAAATTATTAATTGGTTGATTGAAAATCGTTTTATAGATATACTAGTTCCTACTGGAGCAAATATTTCTGAAGATATTGTTGAAGCCATGGGTTATAATTATTGGCAAGGGTCGCATTTAGTTGATGATAAAGAATTATTAAAAGCTGGAATTAATCGTTATTATGATATTTTTGGAAAAGAAGAAGATTATATGAAAATGACAGAGCTTATAGCAGAATTTTATATTTCTTCTCTTGAAGAGAATAAACCCTACTCTTCAAGAGAAATTTTATTTTTATTTGGAAAATGGTAC
- a CDS encoding amino acid ABC transporter permease, translating to MFEFLIEYSSMLLEGFITTIEVTFFGSLVGLLLGTLLAIGDLYGGRIASTIIGFYVEFFRGSPIVVQLFIFYFSIPKMLNVYIDPFTVGLIVFALNSAAYQKGYIKGAMESIYRDQILAALSLGLTKMQTILYIILPQALRIVLPAWSNEFCSLGKSSAALLTIGVMDLANVGKTIAAHTWRIIETYTIIALIYFIWISFVVKIVDIIYEKIKIPGISV from the coding sequence ATGTTTGAATTTTTAATTGAATATTCAAGCATGCTTCTTGAGGGATTTATCACAACTATTGAAGTTACATTTTTTGGATCATTAGTTGGTCTTTTGCTAGGAACTCTATTAGCAATAGGAGATCTTTATGGAGGAAGGATTGCTTCAACAATAATAGGATTTTATGTTGAATTTTTTAGAGGGAGTCCGATAGTTGTTCAACTTTTCATATTTTATTTTAGTATTCCTAAAATGCTTAATGTTTATATCGATCCATTTACAGTAGGGCTAATAGTATTTGCACTTAATAGTGCAGCATACCAAAAAGGTTATATTAAAGGGGCTATGGAATCAATTTATAGAGATCAAATATTGGCTGCTTTATCTTTAGGACTTACAAAAATGCAAACAATTCTTTATATCATTCTTCCACAAGCTTTAAGAATAGTTTTGCCTGCATGGAGTAATGAATTTTGCTCTTTAGGAAAAAGTTCAGCAGCTTTATTAACGATAGGAGTAATGGATTTAGCAAACGTTGGTAAAACAATAGCTGCTCATACATGGCGCATTATAGAAACTTATACGATAATAGCTTTAATATATTTTATTTGGATCAGTTTCGTAGTAAAGATTGTAGATATAATTTATGAAAAAATAAAAATACCTGGAATTTCCGTATAA